One region of Haloterrigena salifodinae genomic DNA includes:
- a CDS encoding four-carbon acid sugar kinase family protein has translation MTDTDLLLTFYGDDFTGSTDALEGLADNGVRAVLFTRPPTTEDLERFDDLDAVGVAGVSRTMTPEEMESELPSVFDALGELNAPIVHYKVCSTFDSSPEVGSIGTAIDVAQDAYDSPFVPVSQGTEVPHGRYVAFSNLFAERGGEMYRIDRHPTMRDHPVTPMHESDLRRHLGEQTSRPIGRVDQRFLDDYEAAEAELTGTIRENEDEIVVLDALDTDHLETIGRLLWDRATDASGPLFAVGSSGLEHHALVSHWDETGEIDRDATYFEKREPADNIAVMSGSASEETAAQIDWANEHGFRLVSIDTERLVDPDQKSDARAAAVEEALAALDDGESVVLYSARGPDDPAIDATRAAFEEHGTAENLESYLGHQQGVMFRELLERSDVTRACVAGGDTSSHVISELNLDALEAIAPAAPGGPLCRAHSATTAFDGLELALKGGQVHTENDEFDYFGVVEQGGLENAD, from the coding sequence ATGACTGATACCGACCTACTGCTGACGTTCTACGGAGACGACTTCACGGGATCGACGGACGCGTTGGAGGGATTGGCCGACAACGGCGTTCGGGCAGTCCTCTTCACGAGACCGCCGACTACGGAAGACTTGGAACGCTTCGATGACCTCGACGCCGTCGGTGTCGCGGGCGTGAGTCGCACCATGACGCCGGAGGAGATGGAGTCGGAGCTCCCGTCGGTTTTCGACGCGCTCGGCGAACTGAACGCTCCGATTGTCCACTATAAGGTCTGTTCGACGTTCGATTCCTCGCCGGAGGTCGGGAGCATCGGGACCGCGATCGACGTCGCTCAAGACGCGTACGACTCGCCGTTCGTGCCCGTCTCTCAGGGAACAGAGGTCCCGCACGGGCGCTACGTCGCGTTCTCGAATCTCTTCGCAGAACGCGGCGGGGAGATGTACCGGATCGACCGCCACCCGACCATGCGCGACCATCCGGTCACCCCGATGCACGAGAGCGACCTCCGGCGCCACCTCGGAGAGCAGACGAGTCGTCCGATCGGCCGCGTCGACCAACGGTTCCTCGACGACTACGAGGCCGCCGAGGCGGAGCTCACGGGGACGATTCGCGAGAACGAGGACGAAATCGTCGTCCTCGACGCGCTGGACACGGACCACCTCGAGACGATCGGACGCCTCCTGTGGGACCGCGCGACCGACGCGTCGGGCCCGCTGTTCGCGGTCGGCTCCTCTGGTCTCGAGCATCACGCCCTCGTCAGTCACTGGGACGAGACCGGCGAGATCGATCGGGATGCGACGTACTTCGAGAAGCGAGAGCCGGCGGACAACATCGCCGTCATGTCCGGCAGCGCCTCCGAAGAGACGGCGGCGCAGATCGACTGGGCGAACGAACACGGGTTCCGCCTCGTTTCGATCGACACCGAGCGTCTGGTCGACCCCGACCAGAAGAGCGACGCGCGGGCCGCCGCAGTCGAGGAGGCCCTCGCCGCGCTGGACGACGGCGAGAGCGTCGTCCTCTACTCCGCCCGCGGTCCGGACGACCCCGCTATCGACGCCACACGAGCGGCGTTCGAGGAGCACGGGACGGCGGAGAACCTCGAATCGTATCTGGGGCACCAGCAGGGGGTCATGTTCCGCGAACTCCTCGAGCGATCGGACGTGACGCGCGCCTGCGTCGCCGGCGGGGACACGAGCAGCCACGTGATCTCCGAGCTGAACCTCGACGCGCTCGAGGCGATCGCCCCGGCCGCGCCCGGCGGGCCGCTGTGCCGAGCGCACTCGGCGACTACGGCGTTCGACGGCCTCGAGCTCGCGCTCAAAGGCGGGCAGGTCCATACGGAAAACGACGAGTTCGACTACTTCGGCGTCGTCGAGCAGGGCGGACTCGAAAACGCCGACTGA
- a CDS encoding HEAT repeat domain-containing protein — translation MEDVPELQPIDIVTQRLRDGAHESVSTSFRAYQRAEPKRRKELLRSMRSVADDRPDVLAPHVHELVPFLTDETRSVRLNAAKLFVALSRANPDTVIDDVDALAGRLADEEEFYYVRARSAEALGYIGADYPQDVATPDLLANLVIGLSFDEPEVREKLAKALAYIALGDPGRLRHRVADLAAHLDAEEELVRYHLCTALVAVGSEYPAALSDAVDALSTRLEDERPHVRGRAAEALGLVARTAPNGSPLSSERLATLAEESDEPFVTERARFATATGKNTAGDTDEIGSLGSIRERTDEIVDEITSPDHECPHCGAAVPENGSPLCPHCGGPY, via the coding sequence ATGGAAGACGTCCCCGAACTACAACCGATCGATATCGTAACGCAGCGCCTTCGTGACGGCGCTCACGAGAGCGTCAGCACGTCGTTCCGGGCATATCAGCGAGCGGAACCCAAACGACGGAAGGAACTGCTCCGATCGATGCGATCGGTCGCGGACGATCGCCCGGACGTTCTCGCTCCACACGTTCACGAACTGGTCCCATTTCTCACCGACGAGACGCGATCGGTTCGGCTGAACGCCGCGAAACTGTTCGTCGCCCTCTCGAGGGCGAATCCGGACACCGTGATCGACGACGTCGACGCGCTCGCCGGTCGACTCGCCGACGAGGAGGAGTTCTACTACGTTCGGGCGCGCTCCGCCGAGGCGCTCGGCTACATTGGAGCCGACTACCCCCAGGACGTCGCGACGCCGGATCTACTGGCGAACCTCGTGATCGGACTGTCGTTCGACGAACCGGAAGTGAGGGAGAAACTCGCCAAAGCGCTCGCGTATATCGCGCTGGGTGATCCGGGCCGGTTGCGTCACCGAGTCGCGGATCTCGCGGCACATCTCGACGCCGAGGAGGAACTCGTGCGCTATCACCTCTGTACGGCGCTCGTCGCGGTCGGCAGCGAGTATCCGGCTGCCCTGTCCGATGCGGTCGACGCCCTCTCGACGCGCCTCGAGGACGAGCGTCCGCACGTTCGCGGGCGCGCCGCCGAGGCGCTCGGGTTGGTCGCTCGGACCGCTCCGAACGGATCGCCACTCTCATCCGAACGACTCGCGACGCTCGCCGAGGAGAGCGACGAACCGTTCGTAACCGAACGCGCACGCTTTGCAACGGCTACGGGGAAGAACACGGCCGGCGATACCGACGAGATCGGGTCGCTCGGGTCGATTCGCGAACGGACGGACGAAATCGTCGACGAAATCACGTCTCCTGACCACGAATGTCCGCATTGCGGGGCGGCCGTGCCGGAAAACGGATCGCCGCTGTGTCCGCACTGCGGCGGCCCATACTGA
- a CDS encoding phosphogluconate dehydrogenase C-terminal domain-containing protein encodes MGCRITDRLKDNARYDVRYVEPSEEGRERLADRGVSAVDEAQALDGAGIVVMAVPDDLIGPISEDIVPKIDSGTMVVLLDPAAAYADTLAERDDISYFITHPAHPSIIDASSDLSRDDPDWFGGRGREEQDIVCALHQGPDEDYERGEALARDIYAPVRRAHELTTEQMFLLEPALVEMVLGSCLYAVREAYDHVVEQGVPEQAARDFLFGHFRVELGIVFGFTDFPFSDGAREIIDETERDLFRADWKDRVFSEEKLEEIASEVA; translated from the coding sequence ATGGGTTGCAGAATCACCGACCGCCTCAAGGATAACGCCAGATACGACGTGCGGTACGTGGAACCGAGCGAGGAGGGCCGGGAGAGACTCGCCGATCGAGGCGTCTCCGCGGTCGACGAAGCGCAGGCGCTCGACGGCGCCGGGATCGTCGTCATGGCGGTTCCGGACGACCTCATCGGGCCGATTTCCGAAGATATCGTCCCGAAGATCGACAGCGGAACGATGGTCGTGCTCCTGGACCCCGCGGCGGCGTACGCCGACACGCTCGCCGAGCGGGACGATATCTCCTACTTCATCACCCACCCCGCCCACCCGTCGATCATCGATGCGAGTTCGGATTTGAGCCGCGACGATCCGGACTGGTTCGGCGGCCGGGGTCGAGAGGAACAGGACATCGTCTGTGCCCTTCATCAGGGCCCCGACGAGGACTACGAGCGCGGCGAGGCCCTCGCACGCGACATCTATGCGCCGGTCCGCCGCGCCCACGAACTGACGACAGAGCAGATGTTCCTGCTGGAGCCGGCGCTCGTCGAAATGGTGCTCGGTTCGTGTCTGTACGCCGTCCGGGAAGCGTACGATCACGTGGTCGAGCAGGGGGTCCCCGAACAGGCGGCACGGGATTTCCTCTTCGGCCATTTCAGGGTCGAACTGGGGATCGTGTTCGGATTCACTGACTTCCCGTTCTCCGACGGCGCGCGGGAGATCATCGACGAGACCGAACGGGACCTCTTCAGGGCCGACTGGAAAGACCGAGTATTTTCCGAGGAGAAGCTCGAGGAGATCGCGTCCGAAGTGGCGTAG
- a CDS encoding IclR family transcriptional regulator → MDEDFSEMRTVQATETAFDIVEYLQTENGAKLHEIAEALGLANSTVYHHLNTLLKRRYVTRDGDTYHPGLEFLNVGGLVRDRRRVNRLSESFVEALAEETGEQVQFIVEENGLGYHVYTATGEHATSIDSRPGKRIFLHANAAGKAIVAYDSEDRLDEIIDTVGLPALTEHTITDREELVAELEQVREQGYAYNWEEHVEGYCGIAVPIRPEDEVLGALALGGPIERIKNEQSKEALTQRLRETGNEFELELKFPDL, encoded by the coding sequence ATGGACGAAGATTTTAGCGAGATGCGAACGGTGCAGGCGACGGAGACGGCATTCGACATCGTGGAGTACCTCCAGACGGAAAACGGGGCGAAACTCCACGAGATCGCGGAAGCGCTGGGCCTGGCGAACAGCACGGTGTACCACCACTTGAATACCCTCCTCAAGCGGCGGTACGTCACCAGAGACGGCGACACGTACCATCCCGGCTTGGAGTTTCTCAACGTCGGGGGACTAGTTCGCGACCGACGGAGAGTGAACCGCCTCTCCGAGTCGTTCGTCGAAGCGCTCGCGGAGGAAACCGGCGAACAGGTGCAGTTCATCGTCGAGGAGAACGGGCTCGGCTACCACGTGTACACAGCGACCGGCGAACACGCGACGTCGATCGATAGCCGGCCGGGGAAGCGAATTTTCCTCCACGCGAACGCGGCGGGGAAGGCGATCGTCGCCTACGACTCCGAGGATCGCCTCGACGAAATCATCGATACGGTGGGGCTGCCCGCACTCACCGAACATACGATCACGGATCGAGAAGAACTGGTGGCCGAACTCGAGCAGGTCCGCGAACAAGGATACGCGTACAACTGGGAGGAGCACGTCGAAGGGTACTGTGGAATCGCGGTTCCCATCCGGCCGGAGGACGAGGTTCTCGGAGCGCTCGCGCTCGGCGGGCCGATCGAGCGAATCAAGAACGAACAGTCGAAGGAAGCGTTGACGCAGCGACTTCGCGAAACGGGTAACGAGTTCGAGCTGGAGCTCAAGTTCCCCGATTTATAG
- a CDS encoding FAD-dependent oxidoreductase, translating into MSERDSTRTEAAFDHDVVVVGGGPAGCAAGVFTARHGLDTVIFDRGRSSIQRCAHLGNYLGFPGGIDIETLYGLMHDHAEEAGCEIVPALVESIERNDGGEGFVIDLQDVVPVTARRVIAATRYDGEYMRGLDDEGAMFETHEHDGEEHEYFDKDYAERDGTTPVDDLFIASPYGDTGYQALMAAGRGARTAISVVEAVRRERGYPDSLANYYDWVRRETELEDESAARNRWREHFDERVTEDHDLEEDRLAELRERKIDRKIGMYISDDEIERRRERGQERLLEHIDDDLILDAARAIEAEKRPTQRQQGADGK; encoded by the coding sequence GTGAGTGAGAGAGATAGCACCCGAACGGAGGCAGCGTTCGATCACGACGTCGTCGTCGTTGGCGGCGGTCCAGCGGGTTGCGCGGCGGGCGTGTTCACCGCTCGCCACGGGCTGGATACGGTCATCTTCGATCGCGGCCGCTCGTCGATCCAGCGGTGTGCACACCTCGGGAACTACCTCGGCTTCCCCGGGGGGATCGACATCGAGACGCTGTACGGGTTGATGCACGACCATGCCGAGGAGGCGGGGTGCGAGATCGTTCCCGCCCTCGTCGAGTCGATCGAGCGCAATGACGGCGGTGAGGGATTCGTCATCGATCTGCAGGACGTGGTACCGGTCACCGCCCGTCGAGTGATCGCGGCCACGCGCTACGACGGCGAGTACATGCGGGGGCTCGACGACGAGGGTGCGATGTTCGAGACGCACGAACACGACGGCGAGGAACACGAGTACTTCGACAAGGACTACGCCGAGCGCGACGGGACGACGCCGGTCGACGACCTGTTCATTGCGTCGCCGTACGGGGATACCGGCTACCAGGCGCTGATGGCCGCCGGTCGCGGCGCTCGGACCGCAATCTCCGTCGTCGAGGCCGTCCGCCGAGAGCGGGGCTACCCCGACTCGCTGGCCAACTACTACGACTGGGTGCGCCGAGAGACGGAACTCGAGGACGAATCGGCCGCCCGGAACCGCTGGCGCGAGCACTTCGACGAGCGAGTGACCGAAGATCACGACCTCGAGGAAGACCGGCTCGCGGAGCTACGCGAGCGAAAGATCGATCGCAAGATCGGCATGTACATCTCGGATGACGAGATCGAGCGTCGGCGGGAGCGCGGGCAGGAGCGGCTGCTCGAGCACATCGACGACGACTTGATCCTCGACGCAGCGCGGGCGATCGAGGCCGAGAAACGGCCTACACAGCGACAGCAGGGAGCCGACGGCAAGTGA
- a CDS encoding FecCD family ABC transporter permease encodes MSEKKSNVGTGRTASSRLTESRLGWLLDPKLATVVLASVAVVFVGGLIQISYGAYSMTFFEAWRALFNPDVVFNPQAWDAFLLGETMPEMSSESLIVWNIRLPRVFVAALVGMNLGVSGTIFQAVTRNELASPFILGVSSGAGLMILLTLVVFGSLTAFLPIIAAVGGAVAFLIVYVIAWKNGTSPIRLVLAGVIVGTVFGSLQTGLFFFADDIGVVQSAIAWTTGSLIGTDWDQVRLILPSTAVVVLFAVAGSRQMDVLLLGEQTAQSLGMSIEKARFALSGVAVLAASASIAVAGIVGFVGLIVPHMVRNLVGSDSKKLIVGCLFVGPALMVSADVGARLALSPTQIPVGIVTGLLGGPYFLYLMRKQEDMGEI; translated from the coding sequence ATGAGCGAGAAGAAGTCGAACGTCGGAACGGGACGAACCGCGAGCTCGCGGCTAACCGAGTCGCGGCTCGGGTGGCTCCTGGATCCGAAACTCGCCACCGTGGTACTCGCCAGCGTCGCCGTCGTCTTCGTCGGCGGGCTGATACAGATCAGTTACGGCGCCTACTCGATGACGTTTTTCGAGGCGTGGCGTGCGCTGTTCAATCCGGACGTGGTGTTCAACCCGCAGGCCTGGGATGCGTTCTTGCTAGGCGAAACGATGCCCGAGATGAGTTCCGAGAGCCTCATTGTCTGGAACATCCGGCTGCCGCGGGTCTTCGTCGCAGCTCTCGTCGGCATGAACCTCGGCGTCTCGGGAACGATATTTCAGGCGGTGACCCGAAACGAACTCGCGAGCCCGTTCATTCTCGGCGTCTCCTCGGGTGCCGGGCTCATGATTCTGTTGACGCTCGTCGTCTTCGGGAGTCTGACGGCGTTTCTCCCGATAATCGCCGCGGTTGGCGGTGCCGTGGCGTTTCTGATCGTCTACGTAATCGCCTGGAAGAACGGAACCTCGCCGATTCGGCTGGTTCTCGCCGGCGTCATCGTCGGAACGGTCTTCGGGTCGCTCCAGACGGGGCTGTTCTTCTTCGCGGACGATATCGGAGTCGTGCAGTCGGCCATCGCGTGGACCACCGGGTCGCTCATCGGAACCGACTGGGATCAGGTGAGACTCATTCTCCCGTCGACAGCCGTAGTGGTCCTATTCGCTGTCGCCGGTTCGCGCCAGATGGACGTCCTCCTCTTGGGCGAACAGACCGCGCAGTCGCTCGGCATGTCGATCGAAAAAGCCCGATTCGCGCTGTCGGGCGTCGCCGTTCTCGCGGCGTCAGCGAGCATCGCCGTCGCCGGAATCGTCGGGTTCGTCGGGCTCATCGTGCCGCACATGGTGCGAAACCTCGTCGGCAGCGACTCCAAGAAGCTGATCGTCGGGTGCCTGTTCGTCGGGCCGGCGTTGATGGTCAGCGCCGACGTAGGCGCACGGCTGGCGTTGAGCCCGACCCAGATTCCCGTCGGAATCGTCACCGGTCTCCTCGGCGGCCCGTACTTCCTCTATCTGATGCGGAAACAGGAGGATATGGGTGAAATCTGA
- a CDS encoding ABC transporter substrate-binding protein produces MTENADRTTGEPTRRDALKYGGALATTVSLAGCSELVGQGEDGNDRSDGAYSVTMAPMGEVSFDSPPESIFTRLTHHAGMAFALGRGDDVNAMHAPEYYDQLWNQFTERLPGVTLDWTGLYSSWDPSKEKLYELDSDVHLADPASVNALDSKDASDVEEIRDTVAPWFGNKFSDRHDEPPAEWADRYEYYTLWEMFEKVARVFREEERYEALAEIHGRLLETIEEKLPPEQERPTAVLAGMSDIDSIYVYTLDTPGFLTAHMRPLSPVGALSDNISSGDTIDMEVLLEADPDVIFSLGGLHPETDMAGIRSSLRDHAAGQKLAAVQNERVYSQGARYQGPILNLFQLEMTAKQLYPDVFGEWPTYTEGPYPEIPDGEQLFDRQAVAEIITGDR; encoded by the coding sequence ATGACTGAGAACGCAGACCGGACGACCGGAGAACCGACGCGAAGAGACGCACTGAAGTACGGCGGGGCACTCGCAACCACCGTTTCCCTCGCAGGCTGTTCGGAACTGGTCGGACAGGGTGAGGACGGGAACGACCGCTCCGACGGGGCCTATTCGGTGACGATGGCCCCGATGGGCGAGGTGTCGTTCGATTCGCCGCCGGAGAGCATCTTCACGCGGCTGACCCACCACGCCGGCATGGCGTTCGCCCTCGGACGCGGCGACGACGTCAACGCGATGCACGCGCCCGAGTATTACGACCAACTGTGGAATCAGTTCACCGAACGGCTCCCCGGCGTCACGCTGGACTGGACGGGCCTGTACTCGTCCTGGGATCCGAGCAAGGAGAAACTCTACGAACTCGACAGCGACGTCCACCTCGCCGATCCGGCGAGCGTGAACGCTCTCGACAGCAAGGACGCGTCGGACGTCGAGGAGATCCGAGATACCGTCGCCCCGTGGTTCGGGAACAAGTTCAGCGACAGACACGACGAACCGCCGGCCGAGTGGGCCGACCGGTACGAGTATTACACGCTGTGGGAGATGTTCGAGAAGGTTGCCCGGGTGTTCCGCGAAGAGGAGCGGTACGAGGCGCTCGCGGAGATACACGGGAGGCTGCTCGAGACGATCGAGGAAAAGCTTCCGCCCGAACAGGAGCGCCCGACCGCAGTGCTGGCAGGGATGAGCGACATCGATAGCATCTACGTCTACACGCTGGACACGCCCGGATTTCTGACGGCGCACATGCGCCCGCTCAGTCCGGTCGGCGCTCTGAGCGACAATATCTCCTCCGGGGACACGATCGATATGGAAGTATTGCTCGAGGCCGATCCCGACGTGATCTTCTCGCTGGGCGGGCTACACCCCGAAACCGATATGGCCGGGATTCGATCGTCGCTGCGAGATCACGCCGCCGGACAGAAGCTTGCCGCGGTCCAAAACGAGCGCGTCTATTCGCAGGGCGCCCGCTACCAGGGGCCGATCCTGAACCTGTTCCAGTTGGAGATGACCGCGAAACAGCTCTACCCCGACGTCTTCGGCGAGTGGCCGACCTACACCGAGGGGCCGTATCCGGAGATACCTGACGGCGAGCAACTGTTCGACCGCCAGGCGGTCGCGGAGATCATCACGGGTGATCGGTGA
- a CDS encoding ABC transporter substrate-binding protein, which produces MRDTDDSTTETPTRRDTLKYGGALAAGTALAGCSELLGQSETDETPAEGTYSVSMEPMGSVAFDEVPERWAAYDGGYADMAVALGQADGLAGVGGADRYYTYVYDELPDVTVDRDVIEQYPEVRTKEEFYALESDVHLYDPQMLINWFDWDEDDVNEIASTVAPFVGNLIFRRSDDWHDYRYYTLYEAFEKVAEVFQARARYEAFSELHTEFIASIQERLPPTDERPDVFLTFEGADEPEAFSPYRLDDAGTSKKQWRDLGVHDALTGTGTDNLSTTNRGKLDYENLLEIDPDVLLIRGHERKSAAEFRDTVLDYMQSHPVGSELTAVQNGRVYRGGYLNQGPIHNLFLTERAAKQLFPDEFGAVTGDDQLFDRQAVADIINGDLTDD; this is translated from the coding sequence ATGAGAGATACTGACGACAGCACGACTGAGACGCCGACACGAAGAGACACGCTGAAATACGGCGGCGCGCTCGCGGCCGGTACCGCCCTCGCGGGCTGTTCGGAGTTGCTCGGACAGAGCGAAACGGACGAGACGCCCGCAGAGGGGACCTATTCGGTCTCGATGGAACCGATGGGGTCCGTCGCGTTCGACGAGGTACCCGAACGGTGGGCCGCGTACGACGGCGGCTACGCCGACATGGCCGTTGCGCTCGGACAGGCCGACGGGCTGGCGGGCGTCGGCGGCGCAGATCGTTACTACACGTACGTCTACGACGAACTCCCGGACGTGACCGTCGATCGAGACGTCATCGAGCAGTATCCGGAGGTTCGAACCAAGGAAGAGTTCTACGCGCTCGAGAGTGACGTACACCTGTACGACCCCCAGATGCTGATCAACTGGTTCGACTGGGACGAGGACGACGTCAACGAAATCGCGTCGACCGTCGCGCCGTTCGTCGGGAACCTGATCTTTCGGCGCTCCGACGACTGGCACGACTATCGCTACTACACGCTGTACGAGGCGTTCGAAAAAGTGGCCGAGGTGTTCCAAGCGCGAGCGCGCTACGAGGCGTTCAGCGAACTCCACACCGAGTTCATCGCGTCGATACAGGAGCGACTCCCGCCGACCGACGAACGGCCGGACGTCTTCCTCACGTTCGAAGGGGCCGACGAACCGGAGGCGTTCTCTCCGTACCGGCTCGACGATGCGGGGACGAGCAAGAAGCAGTGGCGGGATCTCGGCGTTCACGACGCCCTGACGGGGACGGGCACCGACAATCTCAGCACCACGAACCGCGGAAAGCTCGATTACGAGAACCTGCTCGAGATCGATCCCGACGTGCTTCTCATTCGGGGTCACGAGCGAAAGTCCGCGGCAGAGTTCCGCGATACCGTTCTCGACTACATGCAGAGCCACCCTGTGGGGAGCGAACTCACCGCCGTCCAGAACGGGCGCGTGTACCGCGGCGGCTACCTCAACCAGGGCCCGATTCACAACCTCTTCCTGACCGAGCGAGCGGCGAAGCAACTGTTCCCCGACGAGTTCGGGGCCGTGACCGGCGACGACCAACTGTTCGACCGCCAAGCCGTTGCGGACATTATCAACGGAGACCTCACCGATGACTGA
- a CDS encoding ribulose-bisphosphate carboxylase large subunit family protein, with protein sequence MSRIRATYRIETPDEPEHAAEAIANEQSSGTFVEVSTETDGLAERHGATVESITELEVVDEPSLPGSAPPAGAAESPTYTRAEVDLSYPVGNIGTSLQNLMTLIAGNLFVLKELSGVRLVDLSLPEEFAAAQPGPQFGIEGTRELLGVQDRPIIGSIIKPSVGLSPEETGDVVETLVEAGVDFIKDDELIASPPYSRVEDRIAEVIDPIRRHEAETGKRVLYACNVTGDVDEMLERHDAVKEAGGNCLMVSLRSVGLAGVQKLREESDLPIHGHRNGWGALSRCPQLGFSYEAWQKLWRLAGVDHLHVSGIRNKFTESDESVVSSAIECQTPIASDDDTVMPVFSSAQWAGQAHDTYESVGNTDLMYLAGGGIHGHPDGPRAGVAHLKQGWEAAMKGVPLDEYAETHDELRTAIEYYGDHD encoded by the coding sequence ATGTCACGGATACGCGCAACCTACCGAATCGAAACCCCCGACGAGCCCGAGCACGCGGCCGAGGCGATCGCAAACGAACAGTCCTCCGGGACCTTCGTCGAGGTCTCGACCGAAACGGACGGCCTCGCCGAACGACACGGTGCGACGGTCGAGTCGATCACCGAACTCGAGGTCGTTGACGAACCGTCCCTTCCGGGCTCCGCTCCGCCCGCCGGCGCCGCGGAGTCACCGACGTACACGCGAGCGGAGGTCGACCTCTCGTACCCCGTCGGGAACATCGGGACGTCGCTGCAGAATCTGATGACGCTGATCGCGGGGAACCTCTTCGTGCTGAAGGAGCTGTCCGGCGTTCGGCTCGTCGACCTCTCCCTGCCCGAGGAATTCGCGGCCGCCCAACCGGGACCGCAGTTCGGCATCGAGGGGACCCGCGAACTCCTCGGCGTCCAGGATCGACCGATCATCGGGAGCATCATCAAGCCCAGCGTTGGCCTCTCTCCGGAGGAGACCGGCGACGTCGTCGAGACGCTCGTCGAGGCGGGCGTCGACTTCATCAAGGACGACGAACTCATCGCCAGCCCGCCCTACTCTCGGGTCGAAGACCGCATCGCGGAAGTGATAGACCCCATCCGCCGCCACGAAGCGGAGACCGGGAAAAGGGTGCTGTACGCCTGTAACGTCACCGGCGACGTCGACGAAATGCTGGAGCGACACGACGCGGTGAAGGAAGCCGGCGGCAACTGCCTCATGGTGAGCCTCCGCAGCGTCGGTCTCGCTGGCGTCCAGAAACTCCGCGAGGAGTCGGACCTCCCGATCCACGGGCACCGAAACGGATGGGGCGCGCTCTCCCGGTGTCCCCAGCTGGGGTTCAGCTACGAAGCGTGGCAGAAGCTCTGGCGACTCGCCGGCGTCGACCACCTGCACGTGAGCGGCATCCGAAACAAGTTCACGGAATCGGACGAATCGGTCGTCTCCTCCGCCATAGAGTGCCAGACGCCGATCGCTTCCGACGACGACACGGTGATGCCCGTGTTTTCCTCGGCTCAGTGGGCCGGACAGGCGCACGACACCTACGAGTCCGTCGGGAACACCGACCTCATGTACCTGGCGGGCGGAGGCATCCACGGCCACCCCGACGGACCTCGAGCGGGCGTCGCTCACCTCAAGCAAGGGTGGGAAGCCGCGATGAAGGGCGTCCCGCTCGACGAATATGCAGAGACGCACGACGAACTGCGAACCGCGATCGAGTACTACGGAGACCATGACTGA